A DNA window from Setaria viridis chromosome 2, Setaria_viridis_v4.0, whole genome shotgun sequence contains the following coding sequences:
- the LOC140221900 gene encoding zinc finger BED domain-containing protein RICESLEEPER 1-like: MEGVHENANKGINEQEESTDSNPSPLYSDTKLNKKLRSKVWDTFVPCFVDGKLARAECKHCHQVLKCIGANGTGSLLRHQANCSTRTQKRSRHHEHTSLPDPKQQKLPFLPSSQKKCLGITDASPEERLILPGTCPSDSNFKYQEVDHNGSHDEFVVPDQKNPASHSISADKNTEIQSHKEIALSEQVIPTGANWKNQEVKHNYSREEIIRVSSMYGHHPTMMELDRFKKLVAYLNPTVKIPSFIDLNVHSWKSFEEEESKLKEKLVTLRSRVCLSAYVWHYNPCLAFLCLSVHYIDDEWKQQQKIIRFRHVDPSCNAKELSNVIFVAIEEWHLGGKVFSIILDDAFIDDTVASEVKTSLQKWNKLAANHSLFVVRYATHLLDQVIQVGLDELDTYMEKSAKFSKYAMGSTPSVVQYSNCSYRLSKEDWIHAEKICKMSQDFHKHMDFMRNFPSPTNFFDKLWVVKKEVHEADRYRHSREEEAFSKVREKMKRKFMECWTVCFMHFFMPMVMDPNYRLKHIMSHLDFNAFDDDRKDYLQQVHDTLASLFNEYSNLKEDPNSASGAKTSKEAAVDGDMLMEYYFHSKYPYGARPLSEFDQYLQEPCLTTGESSVLQWWKEHHLTYPTISQMARDILALPCSTDCKEATRTARMAITESGYKYWVERLVCVQNWLKTAGMTCSLHVYLFHQWHTYTDQNSHVFIGTTAVEPKDDL; encoded by the coding sequence ATGGAAGGTGTGCATGAGAATGCCAACAAAGGCATAAATGAACAAGAGGAGAGCACGGACAGTAACCCCAGCCCACTCTACTCAGACACAAAGTTGAATAAAAAGCTCCGATCGAAGGTGTGGGACACCTTCGTGCCTTGCTTTGTTGACGGGAAGTTGGCGAGGGCTGAGTGCAAGCATTGCCACCAGGTTTTGAAGTGCATCGGCGCCAATGGCACTGGCAGCCTGCTACGGCACCAGGCCAATTGCAGCACCAGGACTCAGAAGAGGTCAAGGCACCATGAGCACACATCCTTGCCAGACCCAAAGCAGCAGAAGCTACCTTTCTTGCCATCCAGCCAAAAGAAATGCTTAGGTATAACAGATGCCTCCCCTGAGGAGAGGCTTATCTTGCCTGGCACTTGCCCCAGTGACTCAAATTTCAAGTACCAGGAGGTTGATCATAATGGGTCTCATGACGAATTTGTGGTGCCTGATCAGAAGAATCCTGCTTCACATAGTATTTCTGCTGACAAGAATACAGAGATTCAGTCTCATAAGGAAATTGCGTTATCTGAGCAGGTCATCCCTACTGGCGCTAATTGGAAGAATCAGGAGGTTAAACATAATTATTCTCGTGAAGAAATTATCAGGGTATCGTCTATGTACGGACACCACCCAACCATGATGGAACTAGATAGATTCAAGAAACTAGTTGCTTACTTGAATCCCACGGTCAAGATTCCATCCTTCATAGATCTGAATGTGCACTCTTGGAAGTCATTTGAGGAAGAAGAGTCCAAGCTCAAGGAGAAGTTAGTAACCTTACGCAGCCGCGTCTGCTTGAGTGCTTACGTGTGGCACTATAACCCATGCTTGGCATTCTTGTGCTTGAGTGTTCACTACATCGATGATGAATGGAAGCAGCAACAAAAGATCATTAGATTTCGCCATGTGGATCCCTCTTGCAATGCAAAAGAATTGAGCAATGTCATATTCGTGGCTATTGAAGAATGGCATCTTGGAGGCAAGGTTTTCAGTATTATACTTGATGATGCATTCATTGATGATACAGTGGCTTCGGAAGTCAAAACCAGTCTCCAGAAATGGAATAAACTTGCTGCAAACCATAGCTTGTTTGTGGTACGCTATGCAACTCATTTACTTGATCAGGTTATTCAGGTGGGGTTGGATGAGCTTGACACATACATGGAAAAGTCGGCAAAGTTTTCCAAGTATGCAATGGGCTCCACTCCTTCAGTAGTACAGTATTCTAACTGCAGCTATCGTCTGTCAAAAGAAGATTGGATACATGCAGAGAAAATTTGCAAGATGTCGCAAgattttcataaacacatggactTCATGCGCAATTTTCCTAGTCCAACTAATTTCTTTGACAAGTTGTGGGTTGTGAAGAAAGAGGTGCACGAAGCTGATAGGTACAGGCACTCCAGGGAAGAAGAAGCATTTTCCAAAGTGCGGGAGAAGATGAAAAGGAAGTTCATGGAATGCTGGACCGTATGtttcatgcatttttttatGCCTATGGTCATGGATCCTAATTACCGTCTGAAACACATCATGTCCCACCTTGATTTTAACGCTTTCGATGATGACAGAAAAGATTATCTTCAACAAGTGCATGATACATTGGCCAGCCTCTTCAATGAGTATTCAAATCTGAAGGAAGACCCTAACAGCGCTTCTGGGGCTAAAACTAGCAAGGAAGCTGCTGTGGATGGAGATATGCTGATGGAGTATTACTTTCATTCTAAATATCCATACGGTGCGCGGCCGTTGTCTGAATTCGATCAGTACTTGCAAGAGCCATGTCTGACAACAGGTGAGTCGAGTGTTCTCCAATGGTGGAAGGAACATCACCTGACCTACCCTACAATCTCTCAAATGGCACGTGATATATTGGCACTACCGTGCAGTACTGACTGCAAGGAAGCAACAAGGACTGCAAGAATGGCAATAACCGAGTCAGGTTACAAATACTGGGTTGAGCGGCTTGTCTGTGTTCAGAATTGGCTGAAAACTGCTGGTATGACCTGCTCTTTGCATGTCTATTTGTTTCATCAGTGGCATACTTACACTGACCAAAATTCTCATGTCTTTATAGGCACCACAGCCGTGGAGCCAAAGGACGATCTTTAG
- the LOC117846132 gene encoding cyclin-D2-1 isoform X2, whose translation MPDDAYLLCAEDAAAAFFGAAAPAAGSTCTGAGDDDDDDGCCCSAGEEAESAASIAELIGGEADYSPRPDYPDRLRSRSIDPAARAESVAWILKVQEYYGFLPLTAYLAVNYMDRFLSLHRLPEDGWAMELLAVTCLSLAAKMEETLVPSLLDLQVEGISRYVFEPGTIGRMELLVLTALNWRLRSVTPFTFIDFFACKVDPGGRHTRCLIARATQVILAAMHDIEFLDHCPSAMAAAAVLCATGETPSLESVSPGAAVGWCIGLAEETIGSCYRLMQQLVIGGNVQTRAAGTTASALNLCCSDEALSSHSSSSSSPPPAKRRKRSPPGI comes from the exons ATGCCGGACGACGCTTACCTTCTCTgcgccgaggacgccgccgccgccttcttcggcgccgcggcacccgccgccggcagcacctGCACcggggccggcgacgacgacgacgacgacgggtgCTGCTGCTCCgcaggcgaggaggcggagtcGGCGGCCTCAATCGCCGAGCTCATCGGCGGCGAGGCAGACTACTCGCCGAGACCGGACTACCCCGACCGCCTCCGGTCGCGGTCCATCGACCCGGCCGCCCGGGCCGAGTCGGTTGCATGGATTCTCAAG GTGCAAGAATACTATGGATTTCTTCCCTTGACAGCCTACCTCGCCGTCAACTACATGGACCGGTTCCTCTCGCTCCACCGTCTGCCG GAGGACGGGTGGGCGATGGAGCTGCTGGCCGTGACCTGCCTCTCCCTAGCCGCCAAGATGGAGGAGACTCTCGTGCCCTCACTCCTGGACCTTCAG GTCGAGGGCATCAGCAGATACGTGTTCGAGCCCGGGACGATCGGCCGGATGGAGCTCCTCGTCCTGACGGCGCTGAATTGGCGGCTCCGGTCGGTGACACCTTTCACCTTCATCGACTTCTTCGCCTGCAAGGTCGATCCGGGAGGGAGGCACACGAGGTGCCTCATCGCCCGGGCCACACAAGTCATTCTAGCTGCAATGCATG ACATCGAGTTCTTGGACCACTGCCCATCGGCAATGGCCGCAGCTGCCGTGCTCTGCGCCACCGGCGAGACGCCGTCGCTGGAGTCCGTCAGCCCCGGGGCCGCCGTCGGCTGGTGCATCGGCCTTGCAGAG GAAACCATCGGCAGCTGCTACAGACTGATGCAGCAGCTCGTGATCGGCGGCAACGTTCAGACAAGGGCGGCCGGCACCACAGCATCGGCACTGAACCTGTGCTGCTCAGACGAGGCCCTGTCCTCGcactcctcgtcctcctcctcgcctcccccggccaagaggaggaagaggtcgCCGCCGGGCATTTGA
- the LOC117846132 gene encoding cyclin-D2-1 isoform X1, with translation MPDDAYLLCAEDAAAAFFGAAAPAAGSTCTGAGDDDDDDGCCCSAGEEAESAASIAELIGGEADYSPRPDYPDRLRSRSIDPAARAESVAWILKVQEYYGFLPLTAYLAVNYMDRFLSLHRLPQEDGWAMELLAVTCLSLAAKMEETLVPSLLDLQVEGISRYVFEPGTIGRMELLVLTALNWRLRSVTPFTFIDFFACKVDPGGRHTRCLIARATQVILAAMHDIEFLDHCPSAMAAAAVLCATGETPSLESVSPGAAVGWCIGLAEETIGSCYRLMQQLVIGGNVQTRAAGTTASALNLCCSDEALSSHSSSSSSPPPAKRRKRSPPGI, from the exons ATGCCGGACGACGCTTACCTTCTCTgcgccgaggacgccgccgccgccttcttcggcgccgcggcacccgccgccggcagcacctGCACcggggccggcgacgacgacgacgacgacgggtgCTGCTGCTCCgcaggcgaggaggcggagtcGGCGGCCTCAATCGCCGAGCTCATCGGCGGCGAGGCAGACTACTCGCCGAGACCGGACTACCCCGACCGCCTCCGGTCGCGGTCCATCGACCCGGCCGCCCGGGCCGAGTCGGTTGCATGGATTCTCAAG GTGCAAGAATACTATGGATTTCTTCCCTTGACAGCCTACCTCGCCGTCAACTACATGGACCGGTTCCTCTCGCTCCACCGTCTGCCG CAGGAGGACGGGTGGGCGATGGAGCTGCTGGCCGTGACCTGCCTCTCCCTAGCCGCCAAGATGGAGGAGACTCTCGTGCCCTCACTCCTGGACCTTCAG GTCGAGGGCATCAGCAGATACGTGTTCGAGCCCGGGACGATCGGCCGGATGGAGCTCCTCGTCCTGACGGCGCTGAATTGGCGGCTCCGGTCGGTGACACCTTTCACCTTCATCGACTTCTTCGCCTGCAAGGTCGATCCGGGAGGGAGGCACACGAGGTGCCTCATCGCCCGGGCCACACAAGTCATTCTAGCTGCAATGCATG ACATCGAGTTCTTGGACCACTGCCCATCGGCAATGGCCGCAGCTGCCGTGCTCTGCGCCACCGGCGAGACGCCGTCGCTGGAGTCCGTCAGCCCCGGGGCCGCCGTCGGCTGGTGCATCGGCCTTGCAGAG GAAACCATCGGCAGCTGCTACAGACTGATGCAGCAGCTCGTGATCGGCGGCAACGTTCAGACAAGGGCGGCCGGCACCACAGCATCGGCACTGAACCTGTGCTGCTCAGACGAGGCCCTGTCCTCGcactcctcgtcctcctcctcgcctcccccggccaagaggaggaagaggtcgCCGCCGGGCATTTGA
- the LOC117846132 gene encoding cyclin-D2-1 isoform X3: MPDDAYLLCAEDAAAAFFGAAAPAAGSTCTGAGDDDDDDGCCCSAGEEAESAASIAELIGGEADYSPRPDYPDRLRSRSIDPAARAESVAWILKVQEYYGFLPLTAYLAVNYMDRFLSLHRLPQEDGWAMELLAVTCLSLAAKMEETLVPSLLDLQVEGISRYVFEPGTIGRMELLVLTALNWRLRSVTPFTFIDFFACKVDPGGRHTRCLIARATQVILAAMHGNTSSSWTTAHRQWPQLPCSAPPARRRRWSPSAPGPPSAGASALQRKPSAAATD; the protein is encoded by the exons ATGCCGGACGACGCTTACCTTCTCTgcgccgaggacgccgccgccgccttcttcggcgccgcggcacccgccgccggcagcacctGCACcggggccggcgacgacgacgacgacgacgggtgCTGCTGCTCCgcaggcgaggaggcggagtcGGCGGCCTCAATCGCCGAGCTCATCGGCGGCGAGGCAGACTACTCGCCGAGACCGGACTACCCCGACCGCCTCCGGTCGCGGTCCATCGACCCGGCCGCCCGGGCCGAGTCGGTTGCATGGATTCTCAAG GTGCAAGAATACTATGGATTTCTTCCCTTGACAGCCTACCTCGCCGTCAACTACATGGACCGGTTCCTCTCGCTCCACCGTCTGCCG CAGGAGGACGGGTGGGCGATGGAGCTGCTGGCCGTGACCTGCCTCTCCCTAGCCGCCAAGATGGAGGAGACTCTCGTGCCCTCACTCCTGGACCTTCAG GTCGAGGGCATCAGCAGATACGTGTTCGAGCCCGGGACGATCGGCCGGATGGAGCTCCTCGTCCTGACGGCGCTGAATTGGCGGCTCCGGTCGGTGACACCTTTCACCTTCATCGACTTCTTCGCCTGCAAGGTCGATCCGGGAGGGAGGCACACGAGGTGCCTCATCGCCCGGGCCACACAAGTCATTCTAGCTGCAATGCATGGTAAC ACATCGAGTTCTTGGACCACTGCCCATCGGCAATGGCCGCAGCTGCCGTGCTCTGCGCCACCGGCGAGACGCCGTCGCTGGAGTCCGTCAGCCCCGGGGCCGCCGTCGGCTGGTGCATCGGCCTTGCAGAG GAAACCATCGGCAGCTGCTACAGACTGA